In a genomic window of Thermus albus:
- a CDS encoding polyamine ABC transporter substrate-binding protein, giving the protein MKRMAVFLVACLALGLAQKGELRLFIWSEYIDPAILQAFTQRYGYRVRMDLYESNEDMIAKLQAGGVSQYDIIVPSDFYVPSIIRLGLVQTLNHAKIPNLKNLDDKFRNPPFDPGNRYSAAYQWGTTGLIFRKDRVAKPKSWAVLFKDPKAPFILMDSPREMLGNALRYLGYSVNTRNPKEVQAAGQLLLQVKRSRYFLGFEGGVGGKNRVVAGAATYAVVYNGDAVKAADENPGKVEFAIPQEGATLWVDSLMIPAKAPNPEAAHLFINFILDPKVGAQLSNFNRYATPNRAALPYIRPEDRKNPAIYPDAEVMKRSEFILDLGKDNRLYDEVWTAVKSR; this is encoded by the coding sequence ATGAAAAGGATGGCGGTGTTCTTGGTGGCTTGCTTGGCCTTAGGTCTTGCGCAGAAAGGCGAGCTTCGGCTTTTTATCTGGTCCGAGTACATTGACCCTGCTATTCTCCAAGCCTTTACCCAGCGGTACGGTTACAGGGTCCGGATGGATCTCTACGAATCCAACGAGGACATGATCGCCAAGCTTCAGGCGGGTGGTGTGAGCCAGTACGACATCATCGTCCCCTCGGACTTTTACGTTCCCTCTATCATCCGCCTGGGTCTGGTTCAAACCCTAAACCACGCTAAGATTCCCAACCTAAAGAACCTGGACGATAAATTCAGAAACCCTCCCTTTGATCCGGGGAACCGCTACTCCGCTGCCTACCAGTGGGGTACCACAGGCCTCATCTTCCGCAAGGACAGGGTGGCCAAGCCGAAGAGCTGGGCGGTTCTCTTTAAGGACCCCAAGGCCCCCTTCATCCTCATGGACTCGCCGCGGGAGATGCTGGGCAATGCCCTTCGCTATCTGGGTTATTCCGTTAACACCAGAAATCCCAAGGAGGTGCAGGCGGCGGGCCAGCTCCTTCTTCAGGTCAAAAGGAGCCGGTATTTCCTGGGGTTTGAGGGTGGGGTAGGGGGGAAGAACCGGGTGGTGGCGGGGGCAGCCACCTATGCGGTGGTGTACAACGGGGATGCGGTGAAGGCGGCCGACGAAAACCCCGGCAAAGTAGAGTTCGCCATTCCCCAGGAAGGCGCCACCTTGTGGGTGGATTCCCTGATGATCCCCGCAAAGGCGCCGAACCCCGAAGCGGCCCATCTTTTCATCAACTTCATCTTGGATCCCAAGGTGGGGGCCCAGCTTTCCAACTTTAACCGGTACGCCACTCCCAACCGGGCAGCCCTTCCTTACATCCGGCCTGAAGACCGGAAGAATCCGGCCATTTATCCAGATGCCGAGGTGATGAAGCGCTCGGAGTTCATTTTGGACCTAGGGAAGGATAACCGTCTCTACGATGAAGTCTGGACTGCAGTGAAAAGCCGCTAG
- a CDS encoding ABC transporter permease — protein sequence MRGGWLVSTVAWAALAFLYLPMLAVALFSFNRTRHGLGWGGFTWDWYVRLFHNPALLEAAKNTLVLALLSTLVATVLGTLLALGLERHPFGPRWRALLETALYLPVVTPDLILAAALVVAFGFLRQAFSLFEPGLPAMVVGHATFQVGFVALVVMSRLKSLPRELDEAARDLYASYPYYLRRVLLPLLAPGIVAGAMLAFTLSLDDFVISFFTAGPTSQTLPLVIYASARRGITPEIHAVSTLLFLFTVVLVLSAERFTRRSA from the coding sequence ATGAGGGGGGGGTGGCTGGTATCCACGGTAGCCTGGGCGGCGTTGGCCTTCTTGTACCTCCCCATGTTGGCGGTGGCCCTGTTCTCCTTTAACCGCACCCGGCATGGCCTGGGCTGGGGAGGGTTCACCTGGGACTGGTATGTGCGGCTTTTCCATAACCCCGCCCTCTTGGAGGCGGCGAAAAACACCCTAGTCCTGGCCCTTCTTTCCACCCTGGTGGCCACGGTTTTGGGAACCCTCTTGGCTTTGGGGCTGGAACGGCATCCTTTTGGTCCTCGATGGCGTGCTCTTCTGGAAACCGCCTTATACCTTCCCGTGGTCACCCCGGACCTAATCCTGGCTGCGGCCTTGGTGGTGGCCTTTGGCTTCCTGCGGCAGGCCTTCTCCCTCTTTGAGCCCGGCCTTCCCGCCATGGTGGTGGGCCACGCCACCTTTCAGGTGGGGTTTGTGGCCTTAGTGGTGATGAGCCGCCTCAAAAGCCTACCTAGGGAGCTGGACGAGGCTGCCCGGGATCTCTACGCCTCCTACCCCTACTACCTCCGTCGGGTCCTCCTCCCCCTCCTGGCTCCCGGCATTGTGGCTGGGGCCATGCTGGCTTTTACCCTTTCCCTGGATGATTTCGTTATCAGCTTCTTCACCGCAGGTCCTACCAGCCAAACGCTACCCTTGGTCATCTATGCCTCGGCACGTAGGGGGATTACCCCAGAAATCCATGCGGTTTCCACCCTGCTTTTCCTCTTCACGGTGGTGTTGGTGTTGAGCGCAGAGCGCTTCACAAGGAGGTCGGCATGA